The Photobacterium sanguinicancri genome includes the window GATCTCACTAAATGAAATACGCAGACAAAGAAAAGCCACCATTACGGTGGCTGGAGGTATTACAATTTCGATACTACCGCACTAGCGCTTATCCCCCTAAGCCCGTGCTACCTCAATCGCCTACCTCTAAATAAGGAAAATTTGAACAAGAAAACTGTTTGTGGATAGAACTTTCAACTACAAAGGTTAATGCATAACTGTTGCCAACTTTTATAGTGCTTTATATTCAGCTAGTTAGTAAAAGACAAACGTTCCATAGCATCCAGAGTGTAAAAAAAGCTGACAATAGATCCAGCTAAATCAATTGATGTATATTTTATGATAAGCTCGAAAAATCAAGGACTAATCAAATGGACATTTCGCTGACATGAGTATTAGCAAAACAAAATCAAGTTTTTACCGCCGTCTTTACGTTGCCCATCTCATTGATACAGGCGTTTCAAGCGTGCCAGCTATTATTGAATTTAGTGGTATGCCTCGTCGTACCGCACAAGACACTATCAAAAACCTTGCCGAGCTCGACATTATTTGTGAGTTTGAGCAAACTCAAGGTGAGCGTAATCATAGCGGCCATTATGTCATTAGAGACTGGGGGGCAATTAATCAAACTTGGCTAAAACAACATATCGCAGAGATCAGAGGCTTGTTGGATTATCCATAATCGAAAATATGTCACACCGAATGCCATTCACGCTGCAACATGAATGCTAATACCGTAATAAATAGGAAAAAATGTCCTATCATAATCTTCAGAGCACGATGACAACACAATATCAGCGTATGGATTGGTTGTAAAATACACTAAGACCCCGATTCTTCTTGCAATTCAGGTAAAAAATGCTGTCAGCCTAGGTGTAATGCGGCTTTGTTATGGTAGTATTCTGGCTAAATTGTTCATAGTGAATCGATTTTTCACTGCAAAGAGTAGACGAATATGGCTTTTGATTTTTCTAAAATGACTGTTGACCTATCGGCAATGCCGACAACTCTCGATATGGGACACGCTTGGTTAGGTGGTTTAGTGTTAGTAATGCTAGTGCTTTACATCGCTAAAAAAGGCAAACCTGTTGAAGTTGAAAAAATTGTTGAGAAACAAGTCGAAGTAGAAAAAATCGTCGAGGTTGAAAAACCTGTCGAAAAAATCGTTGAAGTAGAGAAGATTGTTGAAATCCCTGTCGAGAAAATCGTCGAAGTGGAAAAAATCGTCGAAAAGATTGTTGAAGTTGAACCTAAGCTGAAAACATCAACACCCGACGCTGCCCTTCAACTGCTATCTTTGCTACAACAGGAAGCGCGTTTTATCGATTTTATGCAAGAAGACCTAAAAGGTTTTGCTGACGCTGATATCGGTGCCGCAGCTCGTGTTATTCACGAAGGCGGTCAGAAAGTGCTAAACGAATACTTTAGTTTTGCGCCTGTGCGTTCTGAAGAAGAAGAAACTCGCGTAACACTACCAGCAGGCTTTAATGCCTCTGAAGTTCGCCTAACGGGCAATGTCGTTGGCGAAGCACCATTTACTGGAACACTGATCCATCGTGGTTGGAAAGTAACTGATATCAATCTGCCAAAAATGGCAGA containing:
- a CDS encoding DUF2760 domain-containing protein — encoded protein: MTVDLSAMPTTLDMGHAWLGGLVLVMLVLYIAKKGKPVEVEKIVEKQVEVEKIVEVEKPVEKIVEVEKIVEIPVEKIVEVEKIVEKIVEVEPKLKTSTPDAALQLLSLLQQEARFIDFMQEDLKGFADADIGAAARVIHEGGQKVLNEYFSFAPVRSEEEETRVTLPAGFNASEVRLTGNVVGEAPFTGTLIHRGWKVTDINLPKMAEGHDAQIIAAAEVEL
- a CDS encoding winged helix-turn-helix domain-containing protein encodes the protein MSISKTKSSFYRRLYVAHLIDTGVSSVPAIIEFSGMPRRTAQDTIKNLAELDIICEFEQTQGERNHSGHYVIRDWGAINQTWLKQHIAEIRGLLDYP